Part of the Henckelia pumila isolate YLH828 chromosome 2, ASM3356847v2, whole genome shotgun sequence genome is shown below.
caagtatttttatcaaacttcacatgcaaatcatcatcacacagttgactaattgaaattaaatttgcattAAGTCCTTCAACATGTAAGACGTTGTGAAGCTTTGGAAATCCTTCCACATTGAGTGTTCCTTTGCCAACAATCCTTCCTTTTGCACCTCCTCCATAGGTCACTCTACCACCATTCTGTTCAATGTAGTCAgtgaggtgatctttcaaacctgtcatgtgtcgtgaactTCTACTATCAAAATACCAATTACCTGCAGTATTAGCTTTCAaagaagtataaataacaaaacatctgACATCAGGCTTTTGAACCCAAACTTTCTTCACAGTGGGCCTCTTTTTTCCAGTGTTGCTCTTAGTGTTGTGCAACACGGGGGACAACACTTTCTTAGATTCCCACAAAACATAGTCATTCTTCAACTTTCGACAAAAAGGCCTGATATGGCTAGGTTTGAGACAATAATGACACACAAAAGGACGTTTCCATTGTTTCAGCTTTGGGACagaaatatttttctcaacaaTGGGTttcttacctttcaaggcagttaAAGGATGGTTCAAGAAAtcattaccttccttcacaaaaactggtgttttggaagattcaccagtttcaaaaacactttctttaaaaccaagtccaaacttatcattcttacccatagtcaaaatggaatcaagtttgctcgaactgaaattaaatttatcaagtgtTGTTTTTGCTCTTTCAAGTTCAGAATTCAGCAACCCTAATTTGAGATCTTTCTTACTCAAGAGAATTTCCAATCTAGCCATAGCAGCTTTCAATTCAGTATTCTCTTTTGTAAGAGTTGTGTTCAACTGATTCCTCTTGTTCCAATCACAGTACAACTCTTCATAGAGTTTTCGAATACCTTCCAGAGTATAAGGATCATCTACCTGTTCTTCATGATTACTGAAATTATCAAGGTTAGAAGCAACAAAACAAACAGATTTTTGAACAGTGTTGCGTCTAGGTGTGGCAACACCGGAGCCAACACCGAGAGGAttgatctgaaaatttttcttactctccagtaaagcagtaaaagatatTAGATCAGCCTGTTCAAacttttcttgttcttcttcagaaTCATCATCACTCAGAGAAACATTCATACCTTTCCGAAGGCGATTTGCGCATTCATAAGCATAGTGGTCATATCCCTTACATTCCctgcattgaacattatcaaaatttttgcttgAGGACTGAACCTTACTATCATATCTTTGACGAGGTCCTCGAGTAGGAGCAGGTTTTTTAGGCTTCTCTGAAGTAGGCAGTCTAGGAAAATTTGAGGATTGTGCACTTTTCATatccttcttttctttcattaccttgagataatcagtaAATTTCTTCGAGATCAAGGCAATAGAATTTTCCTCAAGATCAGAATCCTTTACTTTCTGTTGAACTTCAGCAAAATCATTGTAAACATTATTAGATACTTGAAaagcaatagacttacctttcgagtcatcttcggcttccaactccatctcataggtgcgaagagaactaattaactcatccaaacccattatagatgtatctttGGATTTATCTATAGCACAAACCTTGGTGTGAAATCTTTTGGAAAGCGAACGAAGCACTTTGGATACAAGTCTCTCGTTCGAAATAGGATCGCCAAGAATAGATGATTCATTTGCAAGACTCTTCAATCTTTCATTATATTCCATGATGGTCTCTGATTCCTCCATtctcaatttttcaaattttgaagttatgagACACATCCTTGTCTTCTTGACACTTGCCGAGCCTTCACAGTGAGTTTGTAGTTTCTCCCAAGCATCCCTAGCACAAATACAAGTACCAATTAAATTAAACATGTTCATATCAACTGAAGTGAACATAGCATTAAGAGCTTTAGCATTATAAATAGCCGCAGTATTCTCTTCGACTATCaattgtgatcttggctttggTCCTGGACCATCATCATCTCTCATAGGTGGTGTCCAGCCATCAAGAACACGTTGCCAAGCCCTGGACTCAATGGATTGAATATACatgctcatcttcaatttccaaGGGCCGTAATTCGTTCCATCCAAAATAGGTGGACGAATTGCACTTGTGTATGGAGTGTCCATAACTAACCTGTAACACAAACTAGGAACAcacttagtaaagtcaagtggtggctctgatgccacgtgaAATAAACAGTGTACGTGgttgttatgtaaaatagggcagtgttgtacttcgtgtcgtaacaccaaagacaacacagtgtagcgaaaatttaaagcgtaaataaaactcAAGTAATaacttttgcacgagtataaaaactcgtgcgggtgccttagggctaaatatcactagtaaacgtaagaacAGTCTTACAAcataatcctagtgattttacgaaaagtcattaaattcTAAATTCCTCAACACGTTGAGAAATCAAGcttgcatcctaaaatacgACAAGGTATAAAAGAAActggatgcaactcccgtagcctaaatagAAGAGACAGTAAAGATCTTCGAACAACACTATTTCCACAGTGTTGTCtatgatgtcttcaacacgaacggcaacacggggacaaacaacaacaatggttgcaaaccttgcttcagaattcttcaGATTCTTCAATGGAATTCTTCAGTCTTTGCGCAGAGAATTATCGTCTGAAGCGTCACTTTTCTTGTGCGTGGAAATCTTCTTTTATAGATAATCATCCAAGCTTTGAagatttccttagatagagtcctacaagaATAGGTAACAAagttttagtaggaaataaactctatcaaatattgTAAATCATATCTTAATAATATCGAATTATATTATGTCaaataatcaccttatcaagatCTAATTTATATTTTGGCAAATATATCATTAACATATTCGAAAatatacacacaatatttaccaaatatcctaacttgtctagaaagcaaaatcttataattttcaattaattagGGCCGAAatatttaaggaataaaattcctttcaaaaCTCGTATATTTATAGGTAAAAAATAAAGTATAGATAGATATAGAGATAATAGATACAGATATAATCAGTACATTGAATTATATCTAATAATTATGTACGTAATATATTGAACCAAAATATACTATTCAATGATTTATTATGTCATTGTGAACAAATGTCTTTACAATATGTTTTCCTCTCGTTCCATTGCCatacaaaataatttttgtcatttttagttgaatttttttacTCCGTTCCTGATATCACGAGCTTTAAGCAATTTTATCATATTAGATGTATGTATCTTCAACATGACATAGGTCATTGAAATGATCGATCTTGGAAACTCACCAAAATGCAAAAGTCATGATCTTTGAGCAAATGGATCTTTCTTACCCATGCATGGATAAGCTCACACTAACTTGTCAATTTAGGATCCAATACCATATTTTCGTTGATTTTCCCTAATCAAAACTAAACATGTGTCGATTTTCCTAAATTATTCTTATATCTATTATTCTATTATatctattatattatattatatttattttattttattttattttatatataaatatttaggtttcagtagtagcccggttccattttacaagattaagtgactttaaacatgttagaaaatgacatataattttaaaagtatcaaaacatgtttaaggagtccttatttggtaaaaataagtggaaaatcagatctgaAACGtgcgaaaatggtagggtaggtcccggggtccaaaaatgacttcggaaggaccaaaacagttcggagcacacggaccagttcgggcccttcgaacccgagttcggaccgtccgaacttagCAGAGACAGATGTCTTAAAGGCTCgaacaagtggcagttcggaccgtccgaacccagttcggaccgtccgaacttcgcctataaataggccatccgagggcctcatttttcacaccaaatcATCTTTCCTCTATCGGTTCTTAGGATTTTCTAGGGGTTTTGGGGTGCTTCCAGCCTTCCtgggcttggtccggaggttggccaggtgctccggggttgcggcggagcggtgcccaagttctggggcagtcatCATTAGCAGActgacgacagacgcaggtatagctctggctccttatagtaaatagggagtatgttatagcgtagttaaggcttttagaataagattataatgcatgagtactttgcattgtagtgcggattataggcttggacatagcgctggtctagcttgcctaggttatgaggtacggaagtattattcgagatatccagattgagtatgcatgtattatgtgcttgcatggattatgtgattgcatgttttatatgtttttatatacagcatgtcatgactgtatgatgcatgcatgagcatattgagcttttaccttagaggtatcctgcagtagggcgctcaccctacgagtttgtggatggttggatacgtaagtcttgtgtcaccgtgatggttgaacacatgtactagtatcaggtcaccattatcaactgggtatatgagtcacctcctgatgcgacggcgcaacgTGCTATGTACCTTGGGCCCGGtctttgagcttgtttcttgacctgagagtcttggtacccagtttacttgcatacatgcacacataacaccgtatactcatactcttgtactgagcttatcatgctcacgtcccgtactttgttgtatctggacaccctattccatggggcaggtctgcggctggatgaggcgggtggttccagaaGAGCCtaggcgatggaggaccagAAAGAttattgtctaggcttttgtttcagttgtattttgggttaatacactggatCTTATTCGTTATGgttgtaaataatattttattgttgtttaagttttccgttgtttaatttttgatttatttaattaagttaaatgcatgcttaagcttctgattagtaggtgatcacggtgcgggtcactacatttatggtatcagagcatgcatagtaatcttgggatctagattgttggaattgggtttaacctttaatcatcgtgtagatggcgGGTCATGGTGACGAGAGTTGTCACGGCAGCGTAGGTGGACGCTGGGAGGATCAGGACGATCGGGAGCATCGTCGGGGCCGTCATCACCATCGTCATGATGATCGCAGGCGtttcagcatgcataggtttatgcagatgggtccgAACCCTTTAATCGGAGGAGAGTCaccggaggatgcggaaaacTAGCTATGACGTATGGAAGTTTGTTTCCGGGAGTTTtgatgcactgaggagcagcggatggagactcttgatttcCTGGTCGAAGGACGACCTCGGAAGTGGTGGGATTCTACTTATGCGCCTTTTATTGCAGCCCGAGGAGTTGCTACCTGGGATGAGTTTCGCACGGCTTTTCataagctatattttcctcatGCTCTCCGACAGACGAAGACAAGTGAGTTGCTAAGTTTACAGCAGGGATCGATGTCGATCGATGAGTACcagttgaagttctttgagttactGCCCTATTTCCCCCAGATTTCTGATAGCACGGaggcgaagtataatctgttcctttaggtcagggccttaatccggagattcatgatcgagttgctgtgggagatgacatgacttacgagggattagtgagtcgatgtcaccaaGCAGAGGACAGCATCCGCCGTAACAGATCCTTCTACTCATCTAGAcccgcgagttctttgggtccccgtgctcagtcgttcaagaagtctggttctacttcttcttcctcaggatCCGAAGAGGTGATGCGTTTCGGCAGAAAGAATCAAGGTCCTTGTAAGCATTGTGGTGGGAATCATCCTGCCAACAGGTGCCGGAAGGTTTCAGGGGTGTGCTTTCGATGTGGAGAAATTGGCCACctgaagaaggattgtccacaggcCGGGGGAGTTGGTTATGGCTCaggttctggttctcaggcttcagtgcagcagaggccacagggaCAGTCGACAGGGGGTTCTAATTTGAAACCTTGTACTTCCAGCCAAGTGttcgccttgaggcatgatcaggtggtggatgagaatgagaaaattATAGCGGGTACGTTCTTGTTATTTGATATACCTGCTTTtgcactcattgacactggtgtaTCTCATTCTTTAatatctgcacgttttgttaagagatataAGTTGTCATACATTTCACTAGACACAGTGGTTGTTGTTTCTACCCCGACGGGTCAGTCTGTGtcagctaagcgtctagtgatgggttgccctttagagttcgaagggaatatCTTGATAGTgaatctcatgatattagcaatggaggattttgattgcattttgggaattgatGTGTTAACTACATACCGAGCTTTAGTGGATTGTTAACAGAGATTGGTAAAATTTCATCCGATTGGCGATGATAACTGGTTCTTTTAttgtgagggagcgcgacctcagatgccattggtatcagctttgaaagcTTGTCGAGCTTTGGAATCTGGCGCGGAAGGATACCTCATCTATGTAGTTGATACATTCACTGGAAGTGTTGGTATAGAAGCTATTCCTATTGTGAATGAAatttcagatgtatttccagatgagattccaagATTTCCTCCAGTGCgcgaagttgagtttggcatagagctgatgccaggtacttcgcctatttctcgagcaccgtatcgtatggctccgtcagagatgcgtgagttgaagcagCAGCTTCAGGATCTATTGGACAAGGGTTATATTTGTcctagtgtttctccgtggggagcacctgttctgTTCGTGAAtaaaaaggatgggtctatgcgtctgtgcattgactatcacCAGTTGAATAGAGTaacaatcaagaataagtatactttgcctcgtatagatgatctgtttgatcagttgcagggtactttggtttactcgaagattgatttgagatctagatatcatcagatgagagtccgagatcaggatatagccaagacaacattcaggaccaggtatgggcattatgagtttctagtaatgccatttgggttgactaatgcaccggctgtaTTCATGGATCTAATGAATCGAGTGTTTCGGGAATTTTTGGACAAGTTCGTCgttgtatttattgatgatatcttggtgtattcacatgATGTGAATGAGCACGCATATCATCTGAGGCTGGTGTTGCAGACTCTAAGGGATAgacaattgtacgccaagctgagtaagtgtgagttctggctgGATCGGGTGGTATTTTTTGGCCACATTatgaaacatcctaaaactcctactaaatttttttttttttaaaactttctgataataaaataatgaatataaatatatatatgcccatacatatatatatcatacataaaaataactttacttaatttaaaatacaaatacacaaaggatacaataaaagtacacgcatgcaatcaaatacttaaaattaattactaaataataatttataagaaagccataataaaatttctaaataatatttctttcacaaaaaattcaggaaaacttagaaaataaatacttaaatctaaaattcatgcatgtactgaaaaatctataataataaaacatatgcggaaataaatgttctagtctcaacataaaattcatcttagagcaatggtcacgggttctagccgcctggatactcatacgccctcgccgccagtcgggaacacatt
Proteins encoded:
- the LOC140879046 gene encoding uncharacterized protein — encoded protein: MDTPYTSAIRPPILDGTNYGPWKLKMSMYIQSIESRAWQRVLDGWTPPMRDDDGPGPKPRSQLIVEENTAAIYNAKALNAMFTSVDMNMFNLIGTCICARDAWEKLQTHCEGSASVKKTRMCLITSKFEKLRMEESETIMEYNERLKSLANESSILGDPISNERLVSKVLRSLSKRFHTKKVKDSDLEENSIALISKKFTDYLKVMKEKKDMKSAQSSNFPRLPTSEKPKKPAPTRGPRQRYDSKVQSSSKNFDNVQCRECKGYDHYAYECANRLRKGMNVSLSDDDSEEEQEKFEQADLISFTALLESKKNFQINPLGVGSGVATPRRNTVQKSVCFVASNLDNFSNHEEQVDDPYTLEGIRKLYEELYCDWNKRNQLNTTLTKENTELKAAMARLEILLSKKDLKLGLLNSELERAKTTLDKFNFIFVKEGNDFLNHPLTALKGKKPIVEKNISVPKLKQWKRPFVCHYCLKPSHIRPFCRKLKNDYVLWESKKVLSPVLHNTKSNTGKKRPTVKKVWVQKPDVRCFVIYTSLKANTAGLKDHLTDYIEQNGGRVTYGGGAKGRIVGKGTLNVEGFPKLHNVLHVEGLNANLISISTRSVDNCYQLGEELTCRHSKIDEFSLWHQKLGHVNFKTLKNLSKFEAVRGLPNLKTGVPYVYGACQKDLKGKTAEDDVEGLLEIPSEEHNVVPDVTTPNTTLVPSEIHEENFQNNEEAEMITEKNLPSKIQKNHSSSQIIGDVHGTRQT